In a genomic window of Glycine max cultivar Williams 82 chromosome 13, Glycine_max_v4.0, whole genome shotgun sequence:
- the LOC100500098 gene encoding Photosystem I reaction center subunit IV A, chloroplastic-like encodes MASAASGFVLSLNVAASTTNSRVVLFNTKNNASRLLVRASDEPAAAAPATATPPAEAEAKPKPPPIGPKRGAKVKILRKESYWYKGTGSVVAVDQDPNTRYPVVVRFNKVNYANVSTNNYALDEIVEVE; translated from the exons ATGGCTTCAGCAGCATCTGGGTTTGTGCTGTCTCTTAATGTTGCAGCTTCCACCACAAACTCAAGGGTGGTCTTGTTCAACACAAAGAACAACGCTTCTAGACTTCTTGTGAGGGCTTCAGATGAGCCTGCAGCGGCGGCACCTGCCACCGCCACACCCCCAGCTGAAGCTGAAGCCAAACCAAAACCACCACCAATTGGTCCCAAGAGAGGTGCTAAG GTGAAGATTCTTAGGAAGGAATCCTACTGGTACAAAGGCACTGGTTCAGTGGTTGCTGTTGATCAG GACCCCAACACTCGCTACCCTGTTGTGGTCCGATTCAACAAAGTCAACTATGCCAATGTATCAACAAACAACTATGCTTTGGATGAGATCGTGGAAGTGGAATGA
- the LOC102664583 gene encoding uncharacterized protein — protein MGTEANKYVDTHPGKLGNATRYDLPDSQETDDQFKEHYQIPKRKLLELESSPYLSNDMPSPMFLRLDERINLHSEFPTNHSHNFPPLYSITEPECKLSATPSFSATAKSGVTLESLFSKAANATRYGLHDSQELDVQFAEHHLIPKRKLLEHESSSSFSDHLLSPVFLQSVEIMNPHVDFPTYPLKFQPLFSMTEAKSNFGGIPSFIDKGYVTREFLSNNQEHEILALNHFKELGKLESESFPLMENFFDYTTDETSLPITCKYTKPNIAPELPILGYGEEQILNNTLDEYHVSPSSLLLDKPQVFNSILDSGFLRCQEFKFGNYVYEDMDTNFNPTALSLSHNKHYLNVSENYKNGISCVQDSVFLSPYQHWVGRTVSGAYHHRPNPETWLPSSPDECQRCLSLTSSHLNHQSSNSRTFQLPQRESMSSLFHINDNYKPEMDGENHSVMPYHFREGLIEMYNSSFLHMSMQRNSGCPFPLDGCNYVNEQEKTQKLFL, from the exons ATGGGCACTGAGGCAAAT AAATATGTGGATACACATCCAGGAAAATTAGGGAATGCTACAAGATATGATTTACCCGATTCTCAAGAGACAGATGATCAATTTAAGGAGCACTATCAGATACCTAAAAGGAAACTTCTTGAACTAGAATCAAGTCCATACTTAAGCAATGATATGCCGTCTCCTATGTTTCTCAGATTAGATGAGAGAATTAATCTGCACTCGGAGTTTCCAACCAATCATTCTCACAATTTTCCACCTCTTTACAGTATAACAGAACCTGAGTGCAAACTAAGTGCAACTCCAAGTTTCAGTGCCACAGCCAAGAGTGGTGTAACTCTTGAATCTCTGTTTAGCAAAGCAGCAAATGCTACCAGATATGGTTTACATGATTCTCAGGAGTTAGATGTTCAATTTGCAGAACACCATCTGATACCTAAGAGGAAACTTCTTGAACATGAATCAAGTTCATCCTTCAGTGATCATTTGTTGTCTCCTGTGTTTCTCCAATCAGTTGAGATAATGAATCCACATGTTGACTTTCCAACTTATCCACTCAAGTTTCAACCTCTGTTCAGTATGACAGAAGCTAAAAGCAATTTCGGTGGAATTCCAAGTTTCATTGACAAGGGTTATGTAACTCGAGAATTTCTGAGTAATAATCAAGAGCATGAAATCCTTGCACTGAATCATTTCAAAGAGCTGGGGAAACTTGAGAGTGAGTCGTTTCCTCTTATGGAGAATTTTTTTGACTATACTACAGATGAGACAAGTTTGCCTATCACTTGTAAGTATACAAAGCCAAATATAGCCCCTGAATTACCAATTTTAGGCTACGGTGAAGAGCAGATACTAAATAATACATTAGATGAATACCACGTTAGTCCTTCATCCTTGCTACTTGACAAGCCACAGGTCTTCAATTCAATATTGGATTCTGGTTTCTTAAGATGTCAAGAATTCAAGTTTGGAAATTATGTCTATGAAGACATGGACACAAATTTTAACCCGACAGCATTGTCCTTGTCACACAATAAACACTACTTAAATGTGTCTGAAAATTACAAGAATGGCATTTCATGTGTGCAAGACAGCGTGTTCCTTTCACCATACCAGCATTGGGTTGGAAGGACAGTTTCCGGTGCCTACCATCATCGTCCTAATCCGGAAACCTGGCTACCATCTTCACCAGATGAATGTCAGAGGTGCTTATCCCTAACTAGTTCCCATTTAAATCACCAAAGTTCAAATTCGAGAACTTTCCAATTACCGCAAAGGGAAAGTATGTCTTCTCTTTTTCATATTAATGATAATTACAAGCCAGAAATGGATGGTGAAAATCACAGTGTAATGCCTTACCATTTTAGGGAAGGCTTGATTGAAATGTATAACTCATCTTTTCTTCATATGTCCATGCAAAGAAACAGTGGATGCCCATTTCCTTTGGATGGCTGCAACTATGTCAACGAACAAGAGAAAACGCAGAAGCTGTTCCTCTAG